A genomic region of Megalobrama amblycephala isolate DHTTF-2021 linkage group LG6, ASM1881202v1, whole genome shotgun sequence contains the following coding sequences:
- the cxcr2 gene encoding C-X-C chemokine receptor type 1, with protein MEVTTEYTYYEFVTPCPDTIHHLNSTVLVLVYIIVFCLSLLGNTVVILVVFFMENRRTSTDVYLMHLAIADLLFSLTLPFWATNLHVGRWALGTVMCKLLSGIQETTFYCCVFLLACISVDRYLAIVKATQFLNQKRHLVGIVCALVWLCAFILSIPVIVNRDVFPLAEGMELMCHDNVTAENMDNWRLTLRILHHTLGFFIPLAVMVFCYGFTACKLCHSRNSQKQKAMRVILCVVLAFIICWLPNNITEFVDNLMRAGGVTETCKMRDRIDVTLYVTEAIAFTHCAINPILYAFIGKKFRNQLLTSLFKKGLLGRDVMSKYRVGSVYSSGSTRHTSVTL; from the coding sequence ATGGAAGTTACTACAGAGTACACATACTATGAATTTGTAACTCCCTGCCCGGACACCATACATCATCTGAACAGCACGGTTTTGGTCCTAGTCTACATCATAGTCTTCTGTCTGAGCTTGCTGGGTAACACCGTGGTGATACTCGTGGTGTTTTTCATGGAGAACCGCAGGACGTCTACTGACGTATACCTGATGCACCTGGCCATAGCCGACCTGCTCTTTTCTTTGACCCTGCCGTTCTGGGCCACCAACCTTCATGTCGGCCGCTGGGCGTTAGGCACTGTTATGTGCAAGCTGCTATCAGGCATTCAGGAAACCACATTTTACTGCTGCGTCTTCCTGCTGGCATGCATTAGTGTTGATCGCTACCTGGCCATCGTGAAAGCAACCCAATTCCTCAACCAGAAACGCCATCTGGTTGGCATAGTGTGTGCGTTGGTGTGGCTATGCGCCTTTATTTTGTCCATTCCCGTAATTGTGAATCGCGATGTCTTTCCACTCGCCGAAGGCATGGAGTTGATGTGTCATGACAATGTGACAGCGGAAAACATGGACAACTGGAGGTTGACCCTACGGATTCTCCACCACACTTTGGGATTCTTCATACCGCTCGCCGTGATGGTGTTCTGCTACGGTTTCACCGCGTGTAAGCTTTGCCACTCACGCAACAGCCAAAAGCAGAAGGCCATGCGGGTCATCTTGTGCGTCGTTCTGGCTTTTATCATCTGCTGGTTGCCCAATAACATCACAGAGTTCGTAGACAACCTGATGCGAGCTGGTGGAGTGACGGAAACGTGCAAGATGAGAGACAGGATAGATGTGACCTTGTATGTCACAGAGGCGATAGCTTTCACCCACTGTGCAATAAACCCCATCTTGTATGCCTTTATTGGGAAGAAATTCCGCAACCAGCTCCTGACTTCTCTCTTTAAGAAAGGCCTGTTAGGTAGAGACGTGATGTCGAAATATCGTGTGGGTTCTGTTTATAGCTCCGGGAGCACTAGACACACGTCAGTGACGCTGTAG